In Candidatus Saganbacteria bacterium, the DNA window GCCGCATTGACATCGTTCGCATTAAGGTCCGCCATTTTGGCCTCTGCTATCTGCTTAACTTGCGCCTTGGTGACCTTCCCTACTTTGTTCCTGTTTGGCTCTCCGGATGCCTTATCGATCCCGGCCGCTTTTTTGATCAATGTGGCTGCTGGAGGCGTCTTTAATATGAAGGTAAATGATCGGTCCTTGAATACAGTGATCTCAACAGGGATCACTGTGTCTCCCTTATCGGAGGTCTGGGCATTATAAGCCTTGCAAAACTCCATTATATTGATGCCATGCTGGCCAAGCGCCGGTCCTATTGGCGGGGCGGGATTTGCCTTCCCGGCCGGGATCTGCAACTTGATCTTAACTAAGATTTCTTTTTTCTTGCCTTTTGGTGCTGCCATTTTCCCCTTGTCCTTGTTATTGTTATACTACCTTTTCCGCGTGCTCAAAATTTACTTCGACCGGCGTATCCCGCCCGAAGATATTGATGAGCACTTTAAGCTTTTCACGGTCAACATTTATCTCATCGATAGTGCCGGTGTAACCGCGAAAAGGCCCGCTTATGACTCTTACTATTTCGCCTCTTTCAAAAGCAATTTCAAGCTTTTCGGATTTAACGCCTATTTGCTTTAACA includes these proteins:
- the rplK gene encoding 50S ribosomal protein L11, yielding MAAPKGKKKEILVKIKLQIPAGKANPAPPIGPALGQHGINIMEFCKAYNAQTSDKGDTVIPVEITVFKDRSFTFILKTPPAATLIKKAAGIDKASGEPNRNKVGKVTKAQVKQIAEAKMADLNANDVNAAMKIIEGTARSMGVNVE